The Candidatus Latescibacter sp. genome contains the following window.
GCGTGTATTGTTGTAGTAGCTGTGGTAATGTGGGAAAACGTGAAACGTTTTTCCAAGTAACTGTTGGAAAGTCAAAGACTTTTCAATGGTTACGTCATTTCCACAGCTTTCTCATTTTTTCATATTATTTTTGACAGTACCCCCATACATATAAGGAGAGGATGTATGAAAAGACGTTCGTTTTTCACCCGGTCGGCGGGGACTGCGGCTGTGGCCGGAATGGGGATGGTATCGGTAAAGAACGCCGAATCAGCCCCTGCGTCGGCTTCCGTTACCGATAACGGCAAGCTTGGCGGAATGACTCTGAAGCAGATTCTGGACCAGTACCGGTATGATCTTTTCACTGATTTTCTTCCCTTCATGGACAAGTATGTGATAGACCATGAGCTGGGCGGATTCATGTGCACTGTCGACCGTGACGGCGCCCAGATTTCCTCCGAAAAGTCGGCGTGGTATGAGGGAAGAGGAATATGGACCTATTCCTATCTCTACAACAAAGTGGATCCCAATCCCAAATATCTGGAAGCGGCCCGCAAATCCGTCGAATTTGTCATGAAGATTATGCCTTCCGGCGATAATCCCTGGCCGCGCGCATTCAAAAAGGATGGGACTCCCCTCTCCGGCAAACCCGACATTTACGGCGACCTTTTCATCGCCAACGGGCTCCAGGAATTCTCCAAGTCCAAAGGGAACGAAAAGTACTGGGACATGGCAAAAGAGATTCTCTTCCGGCGGATGAAAGATTTCGACAGCCCCGATTACGACTATGTTGTAACCTATGCAGTACCCCAGGGAGCGCCCCCTCCCCTTACAGCTCCCAGCGTGCTCGGCCACTGGATGGTGATTATCGATCTGACCACCCAGATGCTGGAAATGAAATCCGACCCTCAGGTGGAAGCCCTTGCCAGCCGTGCGGTGGATGCTATCATGAACAAGCATTTCAATCCTGATTTCGCCCTCCAGAACGAAGTTCTCAACCACGATATGAGCCGTAATAAAGAATATGCCCAGTTTTCCTACACCGGCCATGCCATCGAAACATTCTGGATGGTGCTGCATGAGGCTGTGCGGAGAAAGGATAAGGCGCTCTTCGACCTGACCGCCGAACGTCTCAGACGGCATATAGAGGTGGCATGGGACAATGTCTACGGCGGAGCATTCCGCGCTCTGTACGATGTGGACAAGAACATCTGGGCGCTGGACAAGGTGACCTGGCTTCAGGAGGAAATTCTCATCGGAACCCTGCTCTTGTGCGAGCACACCGGCGCCCAGTGGGCCAAAGACTGGTTCGGGAAAGCATACAAGTACGCTTTGGAGAAGCTGACGCTCAAACAGTACGGTTTCCCGCTCTGGGTGGTAGGAGGCGACCGCAAGGTGACTTTTGTCCGTAAGACCAGCCGCTGCGAGCATTTTCACCACCCGCGCCACCTGATGAAGAATATCCTCGCACTGGACGCGATGATAAAAAGAAACGGCAGGGTATCGGGACTTTTCGGATAACATGGTTTGCTAATTTTTTAGATCCTGAAACGAGTTCAGGATGACACGTGTCATGCCGAACTTGTTTCGGCATCTAATTTAATAAAGAGGCGCAAAGCGAAAAACAGGAGATGTTTATGAAACGACGTTCTTTTTTGGGGGCTTCAGCCGTAGCGGCGGCATCCGGCATCGGCGTACTACCTGCGCGCGAGGCTCATTCCGCAGTAAAGCCGGCCTCGGCCACCTACAATGGCAAGCTCGCCGGATATACACTCGAGGAGCTCCGCAAGCTCTACCGGTACGACCTGTTCGAGGATTATATCCCTTTCCACGACAAGTATGTGGTCGATCATGATCTGGGCGGTTTCATGGTGACGGTTGACCGCGACGGCGCCCAGATCAGCTCTGACAAGGGCACATGGTATCTCGGCCGGGGTATCTTTACCTATTCCTTACTCTGCAACAAGGTGGATAATAATCCCAAAAATATGGAAGCCGCCCGTAAGGCGGTGGAGTTCACCCTCGCGCGGAAACCTTCCGGCGAAGCGTTCTGGCCGGCGACCTTCTCAAAAGACGGCAAGCCCATCGCGCCTCCGGAAACACGCTTCTACGGCGACATGTTCATCGCCATCGGCCTGGCTGAGTTTTCCAAATCTCCGGGCAACGAGAAATATTGGGACATCGCCAAGGAGATTATCCTCAAATGCGTGCGGGTCTATGACCGCGACGATTATCCCCCGGAAACGCTCGGCAAGGGCGGCCCTACGGTGAATGCCCCGCGCATCCAGGGACACTGGATGGTTCTCATTAACACCATCAACACGATGCTCGAAAAACGCTACGACCCGGAGATGGAGGCGCTCATCAACCGCGCTCTCGACGCCGAGATGAACAAGCATTACAATCCCGCGTACCAGCTCAACAACGAAGTGCTCAACCATGACCTCTCGCGCCCGGACAACGATTACAACCAGTACGTGGTCACCGGACATTCCATCGAAACGATGTGGATGGTCATGTACGAAGCGCTGCGCCGCAAGGACAAGAAGCTTTTCGATACCGCCGCCGAGCGCTTCCGCCGTCATGTCGATGTGGCCTGGGATCATGTCTATGGCGGGGCGTACCACACCCTCACCCATGTGGACAATAATATCTGGGTTGTCGGGAAGGCTCAGTGGCTCCAGGCGGAGATTCTCATCGGCTCGCTCTGCATCGTGGAGCATACCGGCGCGGAGTGGGCGAAGGATCTCTTCTCGAAAACCTATACCTATATCCGTGACAAGTGGGTGCTCAAGCAGTACGGGTTCCCGCTCTGGATCGATTACGCCGACCGGAAGGTGACATTCCAGCGCCACGCCAGCCGGGCGGAGAACTTCCATCACCCGCGCCATCTCATACTCAATCTGCTCGCAATCGAGCGTATGATCAAGCGGGGCGGAAAGGTGTCGGGTGTGTGGGGATAAGGAGAAATTTATACCGCCTTTTCCATCGGCTTTACCTGCAACTCGATGGGAAAGCAAATAGATCCTGAAACGAGTTCAGGATAACACGTGTCATGCCGAACTTGTTTCGGCATCTATACCTCACTATCGCCAGTGTCATGCCGAACTTGTTTCGGCATCTATACCATTTCCCTCTTGCTGTTACCGCACGCCCTTCGTATTTTGCTCAGAACGACAGAAAACCGTTTTGGTAAGGACTACCATGAAACGAAGGCGCTTCATAACCTCTGCAGCCGGAGCGGGCGCGGCGGTTTCACTTTCCGGAACAGCCTCCGCCGCTGCTCAGGCTGCAAAAGTAACCGACTCTTCCGGCAAGCTCGCCGGATACACCCTCGATGAACTTCACAGGCTCTACCACTATGACCTTTTCGATGATTTCCTCCCGTTCCACGACAAGTATGTAATAGACCACCAGTACGGCGGCTATATGGTTACCGTAGACCGTGACGGAACCAGGATCAGCGATGAAAAAGCCGCCCGATACTTAGGTCGGGGAATCTGGACTTATTCGTTCCTCTACAACCGCCTGGACAAGAATCCGAAGCACATGGAGGAATTGAAGCGCACGGTGGCGTTCACACTCAAGAACAAACCGGAAGGCGCCGCTCTCTGGCCGGAGGTATACTCCCGCGAGGGAAAACCGATCAAAGGGCCGACCAACCGGGTGTATGAAGACCTGTTCATCGCCAACGGTCTGGCCGAGTTTGCCAAGGCTGCCGGAGATGATACTTATTGGAACATTGCCAAAGACCTCCTGGTCAAGAGCATGAAAATCTACGACAGCCCGGATTACCCGCCCGCCGGAACCGATTTCTTCACCGGCGTCGAGGGGATCAGCGTACCCGGCCCCCGCATCCAGGGGCACTGGATGTGCCTCCTGGACCAGGCTACCACCATGCTCGAATACAAATCCGATTCCTTCGTGCAGGAGATCGCCGACCGCGCCCTTGACGCCATCATGAACCGTCATTTTAACCCGGAATACCGCCTAAACGACGAGGTGATAAACCACGATCTCTCGCGGGTGGACAACAAGCTGGCGCACTATATCGATTTCGGCCATAACACCGAAACCGCCTGGATGGTGATGTATGAGGCCGCCCGGCGCAGGGACAGGCGGCTTTTCGACACTGCGGCCGAGCGCCTGCGCCGGTTCTTCGAGGTGGCCTGGGATGAAGTGTACGGCGGGCTGTTCCACACGCTGAAAAATGTGGACGACAATGTCTGGGAAACATTCAAGGCTCAGTATCTGCAAGGGGAAATGCTGGTCGGGCTTCTCTTTGTCATCGAGCACACCGGGGCGCAGTGGGCGAAAGAGTACTTCTCGCGGCTCTATACCTATGTCCGGGCGAAATTCCCCCTCAAACAGTATGGCTTTCCCCTCTGGATTGATTACGCCGACAGGAAGGTGACCTTCGAGCGTCACGCCAGCCGCGCCGAAAACTTCCACCATCCGCGCCATCTCATGCGGAATCTGCTGGTCATCGAGCGGATGATCAGGCGTGATGGTAAAATTTCGGAGAGTTTCTCATGAAACGACGGACATTTTTCCCGGCAGCAGCCGGAACCGGCGTTCTCGCCGCGGGTATACCATTTTCCTGCAAACTGGCGGCGAAATCCACCAGTCCGGTGAGAATCACCGACATCGAAGGCATGAGTCTCGATGCGCTGCACAAAGAGCTGCATTCCGAACTCTTCGATATCTTCCTCCCTCTCATGGACAGGTGGGTGATCGACCGCGAATACGGAGGGTTCATGTGCAACGCCCGCTGCGACGGTGTTCACACCAACATGAACAAGCGGACGTGGTACGAGGGACGCGGGATATGGGTCTACTCCTTCCTCTACAACACGATCGATCGCAACCCGAAACACCTTGAAGTGGCCCGTAAATCAGTGGAATTCATCCTGAAAACCACTCCGCCGAAAAACACCCTCTGGGGCGCATGGTTCACCCGTGAGGGGAAACAGATCGGCGGGCCGGACACCGACATCTACAGCGACATCTTTGTCGCAGAAGGCTTGCAGGAGTTTGCGGTGGCCGCGAACCAAATGTGGTGCCTCGATGCGGCAAAAACGATAGTGCTCAAGATAATGGATATTTACGACAACAGCCCCGATTACCAGACTGTCATTTCAGGCACAATGGCCGCAGGAGGTGCAAAACTTCCTCAGGGCGCGAGAATTCTGGGGCATTGGATGCTGACCTTCCGGCTCATCTTTCAGATGCTCCAGAAACGCCTCGACCCGCAGCTCGAGGAGATAGCCGCCCGGTGCCAGGACGCGTTCATGAACAAACATTACAACCCCGAATACGGACTTTTCAACGAATACCGCAATCATGATTTCTCTCCCATACAGGATGAAAGATTCCGCGACTACTGTGTCGGCCACGGCCATGAAGGGCTCTGGATGGTCATGGAAAAGGCGGTCCAGGATAAGGATAAAAAGTTGTTCGATACCTGTGCGGAGCGGCTGAAAAGGATGATCGAGGTATTTTGGGACGACGTGTATGGAGGCGAGTTCCAGATACTTACGAATGTGGATAAAAATCAGTGGGAAATGTCCAAAACGTTATGGCTCCATACGGAAATCCTCATCGGAACCATGATGGTCATCGAGCATACCGGGGCTGACTGGGCGAAATTCTGGTTCGCACGGAACCAGCGCTATATCCGCGACAAGCTCGACCTGAGAAATTACGGCTACCAGGGATGGATGCTCTTCCCGGACCGCAAAGCCACCTTCGACCCGAACTACGACCGTATCTGCAACTTCCATAAGCCAAGGCAGCTCATGCTGAACCTTCTGGCGATAGAGCGGATACAGAAACAGGGAGGGAAGATTTCAGGGATATTTGGGTAAAGAAAGAAAAAACAATAGCAGACAGGATTAACATGATTAACAAGATTTGAAATTAAAAGAAAAAAAATTTATTCTTGTAAATCTTGTAAATCATGTCTAATTTCTTTTTCTTTACAAATATAAAAATAGAAAGAAAAAACTATGAGCACACCTTCCACCCTTGCGGGCATGACCCTGGAAGAACTCCGCGACAGATACCGCCATGATTTGTATGAAGAGTATCTGCCCTTTGTTGACCGCTGCGTGATCGATCGCAAGTACGGCGGCTTTCTCTGCCATGCTGCTCCGGACGGAATCCATGTCAACACGGAAAAACGCGCCTGGTATGAAGGCCGCGGCATCTGGATTTATTCCTACCTCCATAACAAGATGGGTCGTGACCCCGGCCATCTTGAAATTGCCGCCAAATCTGCGGAATTTACCCTCCGGCTCAAACCGGAGGGAGACGCTTTCTGGCCGGCCTCCTTTACCCGTGTGGGGCAGCCGCTCACCGAAGGTGAAATCTACGGCGACCTGTTTATCGCTCTGGGCCTGCAGGAATTGTCCAAGGCCCCCGGGCTGGAAAAGTATTGGGACGAGGCCAAAGGCATCCTCATGAAATGCCTGCGGATGTTCGACAGCCCGGATTACCCCGGAAAATCCTTCCGCCCGGAGCTGCCGGATATAACCGCACCCCGGATGCTGGGGCACTGGATGATCATGATCCGGATCGCCTCCCAGATGCTAGAATCACGGCCTGATTCCGAATTGGAATCCCTTGCCGACCGGTGCGTTGACGCCGTCATAAACCGTCACTTCAACCCCCGTTTCCGTCTGGTGAACGAAGTACTGAACCATGATTTCTCCCGTCCGGATAACGAGTACGAACGGTGGTCCTACCTCGGCCACGCCCTTGAAGTGCACTGGTTTATCCTTGACGAGGCTCTGCGCCGCAGGGACAAGCAGCTTTTCGATACAGTGGCCGAACGATTCTCCCGGCACCTGCAAGTGGCTTGGGACCCTGTATTTGGCGGCGTATTTCGTTCGCTCGATGATGTTTACGAATATACCTGGATGCTGGATAAGATACTCCTCTTTCACTGCGAGATACTTATCGGCCTCATCATGCTTGTGGAACATACCGGCTCGCCCTGGGCGCTGGAATGGTACGACCGGGCCTATCACTATATGAAAAATACTTTCGATGCCCGCGCTCACGGCTATAATCCCTGGTATACTGTCCCCGATCGCATCGATACCTCCAAAATGAAGGATGAGCGTGTAGATAACTACCACTATCCGCAGCACCTCATGCTCAACCTGCAGGCGCTCGAACGGATGATTCAAAGGAAAGGAACATCATGAAACGACGCATCTTTTTCGGCGCTTCGGCAGGAGCCACCGCACTGCTCGCCGGAACCGACGTTGACGAAGTTTCTGCCGCAGGCGCCTCCCCGTTGAAAATCGCCGGGAGAACGCTCCCGGAGCTCCGGGAGGAGCACCGCTACTGGCTGTTCGACGATTTCCTGCCGTTCATGGACAAGTATGTGATAGACCATGAGCTGGGCGGGTTCATGTGCACAGCGGACCGCGACGGCAGGCAGATTTCTTCCGACAAACGCGGCTGGTACGAAGGGCGCGGCATCTGGGTATATTCGTACCTCTATAACAAACTTGCGAAGGAGCAGAAATACCTCGATGTAGCGGACAAATCGGTAAAATTCATCATGAAATACAAACCCTCCGGGGACAACCTCTGGCCTGAATACTACAAACGCGACGGCACGAACGACGGCAGGACGGACACCCGTCTCTACGGCGACCTTTTTATTGCGCTCGGCCTCCAGGAATACTCGAAAGCGACCGGGGACAGCCAGTACTGGAATCTCGCCAAAGACACCATCCTCAAGGATGTACGGCTCTACGACCGCCCGGATTATGAAAAGGACGGCCAGCGGGTTTCGGGAGTCTGGATGTGTCTCATCAATACCATTTCCGGCGCGCTTGAAAACAAACTTGACGGGGATCTCGAAAAAGTATTGGACCGCTCCATCGACGCAATTTTCAACTACCACTATAATCCCGAATTCCAGCTCAATAACGAAACCCTCAACCACGATCTCTCCCGTAACGCTGAGACAGCCCGGGACGCCTTCCTCGGACATCCCATCGAGACCTTCTGGATGATCATGTACGAAGCAGTCCGCCGCAAGGACAAAAAGCTCTTCGCCACCGCCTCCGAGCGTTTCCGCCGCCATGTGGAGGTTGCATGGGATAATGTCTACGGGGGCGTGTTTGAAGGTCTCGATAATGTTGACGAGAACCGCTTTTCGCTGCGCAAGGTGCTCTGGGAGCAGGGAGAGGTCCTCGTAGGCTCGCTCTGTATCTATGAGCACACCGGAGCGCCCTGGGCGCTGGAGTTGTACGAGCGTATGTACACCTACGTCATGGAGAAATTCCCGCTCAAGAAGTACGGCTATCCCCTGTGGATTGAATGGGGCGACCGCAAGGTAACCTTCCAGCCGCATGCCAGCCGGGTGGAGCATTTCCACCACCCGCGTCACCTCATGCTGAACATGCTCGCCCTCGACCGTATGATCAAGCGCGGCGGGAGATCATCGGGGATGATGGGATAATGAATTTAGATCCTGAAACCAGTTCAGGGTGACACGTGTCATGCCGAACTTGTTTCGGCATCTAATATACTTTCCGAATTTAAACAGTTACCGTCATACATACCATGTCTGAACCATCAAAAAGGAGGAAAGAACCATGAAGCGAAGATCATTTCTGGGAACGACAATCGGAACCGGTGTCGCGGCTGCAGGGCTGGCCGGATGCGGAAAAGCAACGACGTCTTCTTCGAACCGGGTGACCGGGCCGGATGGCAAAATGGCAGGAAAAACTCTGGAGGAACTCCGTGAGGAGCACCGGTACTGGCTCTTCGATGATTTCCTCCCGTTCATGGACAAATTTGTGATCGACCATCAGCTTGGCGGATTCATGTGCACAGTCGACCGCGACGGCACCCAGATCGACTCGAACAAGCGCACCTGGTACGAAGGACGGGGCATCTGGGCGTACTCCTACCTTTACAACAAGATCAAGCAGGACCCGAAATACCTTGAAGTGGCTAAAAAATCCGTGGAATTCATCGAAAAGCAGAATCCCCTGGGGAAAGAGCTCATGCCGGCCGGATACACGAAGGAAGGCAAGCCGCTCCAGGATGCGCCCGATCCGATTTTCTACGGCGATGTGTTTGTGGCCAACGGTTTCCAGGAGTATTCCAAAATCAAGGGGAATGAGAAATATTGGGATATGGCCAAACAGATACTCCTCAAGTGCGTGGATATTTATGACAACCGCCCCGGTTACGGCGACCTTCCTCCCGGCGCCAGACGCAGCATGACGGCGCGGACCGGAACCGGTCAGGGCCAGGGTGCAGGCAGGGGCGGCAGGGGCGGAACACAGGGAACAAGGCCCGCCGGAGCGCCCGGAGCTGCCGGAGCGCGAACTGCTGCCGGAGCTGCCGCCGCAGCAGCAAGACCTTCCCGCGGTTCCATGCAGGCAGTCCCCGCTGATGAAAACATGCCCGGGGTTGAACGCCCCAGATTCTGCGGGCACTGGATGGTTCTTCTCAACTGCGCCCAGCAGATGCTCGAGAACCGCGCGGACGCAGAAGTCGCGGCCATCGCCGACCGGAGCGTCAAAGCGGTCATGGATCATCATTACAACCCCGACTACGGGCTCATCAATGAGAACCTGAACCACGACCTCTCGCGCATCAAGAGCGATAACTACGGGCAGACCTGCATCGGCCACGGCCCGGAAACCCTCTGGATGATCCTTTACGATGCGGTCCGGACGAAGGACAAGGCGCTCTTCGACCGTGCGGCCGGATACCTTCAGCGCTCCGCAGATGTCTTCTGGGACGATGTCTACGGCGGCATGTTTGCCGGGCTGGACAATGTCGAACAGAATGTCTGGAGTGTTGGCCAGAAATCGGAATGGCTCCAGGGGGAAGTGCTTATCGGGACGCTCTGCGTGGTCGAGCACACCGGGGCGCAGTGGGCGAAAGACTGGTACGAAAAGCTCCATACCTATGTGATGCAGAAATTCCCGCTCAAGCAATACGGATTCCCGCTCTGGATAGCCTACGCAGACCGGAAGATAACGTTTGTACAGCATTACAGCCGCTGCGAGCATTTCCATCACCCGCGCTACCTCATGCAGAATATGCTGGCTCTTGACCGCATGATCAAGCGGGGCGGAAAGACATCAGGGTTATTTGAATGAAATTCCCGCTTTTTCTAAACTCACCTCTTGGTCTCCTCTCTATTCTATAGAGGAGATAACTCGTTGCGAGCCTTCTAGTTCCCCCTCTATAGGAGAGGGGGTCAGGGGGTGAGTTTCGGCGGAAAAAGAAAAGGACAGGCATTTAAACTTTTTCACAAATCTTTAAGAACGAGGTAATCTACCCGTGCGTATGAAAATTCTTTTCTGTTTCAGCCTTGCCGGGGCGGCTTTTTTTACCGGAGCGGCATCCGGTGAACCGGTGAAAGTGAAATTCAGCCTGGGCGCCGCCGCCCTGGAAGAACGGGGCCAGCTCCAGCAGGTGCGCTATAACCGGCTCGAACAGGCGTTCAAACTCGACGACATGCTCCTGGTCGAGGACGACGCCCCGGCCATCGGCATGCCGCAGGGCGCAAAGGACCGCTCCTGGTTTGAAAAGCTCCGGCGCGGAGTCATGGCCAGGAAGGACCTGGTGCTCGATGATCCCCGGGCTTTCGCCGGGTACCTGGTGTTCAACGGGCTCGAAATGAGCGGCAACGAAGAGCCCCTGCACATCAGCATCAACGGGAAACAGTTTCTCCGCCTGCCGACAAAATACGTCTTCCCTCTTGCCAGGGAGTATTACACCCGCGAATGGACGAATGGCGCCGATTTCGACAACTGGTTCCGGGTCGAAATCCCCTCCGGTACGCTGCGCAAGGGGGTCAACGAGATCATCCTCTGGGCCGAGTCGGAGAAACCGGGCTGGGAGATCATGGTCGCCTCCGAGGTTGAATATAAACGCGGGTCGGAGACGCGGCTCCATCATCCCAACCGGAGCGCCAAAAGCCATGACGGCGGCAAGACCTGGGATTTCGACAAGCTCGGCTGGAAGGACGAGATCGACGGCGAATACTGCATCCGCCTGAGCCTGGACCGGTTTGTACCGGAAGGCGCATATATCTCTCCGGTCATCGATCTGGCCGAAGAGCAGGGAAAGGCCGGGATAAAGAAATCCCTGAATCTTCACGACTGCCGGGTTCTCTGGGATATGGACATCCCGGAGGGAACGGAAGCGGTAGTCTCCGCGCGCCTGGGCCGTAATCCGGTCCATTCTGCGGAAGGCTGGTCTTCCTATGAGCCGGTAAAGAATTTCTCACGGGTATGGAAAAACCCTTCCGGGAGATACCTCCAGTTCAAAGTGACCATGAAAACGTCCAATCCGCTGGCGACGCCCGTTCTCAAAGGAGTCACGGTCGAAACCACGGCGGAGGAAGTCCCCGTCAAGGCCGGTGGGTTCCATCGTCTCGTGGAATTCAGGAACGGCCGGGTGATCCGTCCCTCGGTTCCGTTTGCCCACGAGGATTTCCTGAAGCTGAAAGATGTCCGTGAGAAGTTCGAGTTGGACAAGGTAATTGCGGGCGCCCGCACCGAATTCGAGGCGCAGCTCAAGCTCATGCGCTGGGCGTACGAAATACCCATCAAGGGCCTTGACCGTTATGCCTGGAGATACTCCGATCTCGCCCAACTCAAGAAGGACGACAAGGGGAATATCGTCTACGACCGTGATTTCGAATCCAAAGGCCGCCGCAGGGTGGGACATTGTCTCTACTGCAATCTGACCCTGATCGAGGCGTATCTGGCAATGGGTTATCCCGCCCGCTGGGTGAATATCGCCACCATGAGCACGTATGGCCATGAGGTGGTCGAAGTCTGGTCCAACGACCTCAACAAATGGGTTTTCATGGACGCCACCCGCGATTACTACATCTATGACCCCGATACCGGCATCCCCATGAACCTCGTCGAGGTAAACGACCGCCTGCGGGAGATATTAACCCGCCCGGTGACCTGGGAAGACCCCCTCAAAGCGCAGGTGCCGAACGACTCCCTGGCTTACAAGGTACGGGTCGCCTACCGTGAGGGGAACAACAAATTCTCCATCCGCGATATTACCCAGGGGCCGGAGCTTCTCCTCATGAAAGGGCACCTGAGCATGGTACTGCGGAACGATTTCGCCAGCCGTCCGACTCCGGTGCCCTGGCGCATCTCCAGCAACTGGGGCGGGCCTCTCTTCTATGGCTACTTCAACGATACCTTTCCCCGGAAACGTGAGTATGCTCTCCATACCGACC
Protein-coding sequences here:
- a CDS encoding transglutaminase-like domain-containing protein, which produces MRMKILFCFSLAGAAFFTGAASGEPVKVKFSLGAAALEERGQLQQVRYNRLEQAFKLDDMLLVEDDAPAIGMPQGAKDRSWFEKLRRGVMARKDLVLDDPRAFAGYLVFNGLEMSGNEEPLHISINGKQFLRLPTKYVFPLAREYYTREWTNGADFDNWFRVEIPSGTLRKGVNEIILWAESEKPGWEIMVASEVEYKRGSETRLHHPNRSAKSHDGGKTWDFDKLGWKDEIDGEYCIRLSLDRFVPEGAYISPVIDLAEEQGKAGIKKSLNLHDCRVLWDMDIPEGTEAVVSARLGRNPVHSAEGWSSYEPVKNFSRVWKNPSGRYLQFKVTMKTSNPLATPVLKGVTVETTAEEVPVKAGGFHRLVEFRNGRVIRPSVPFAHEDFLKLKDVREKFELDKVIAGARTEFEAQLKLMRWAYEIPIKGLDRYAWRYSDLAQLKKDDKGNIVYDRDFESKGRRRVGHCLYCNLTLIEAYLAMGYPARWVNIATMSTYGHEVVEVWSNDLNKWVFMDATRDYYIYDPDTGIPMNLVEVNDRLREILTRPVTWEDPLKAQVPNDSLAYKVRVAYREGNNKFSIRDITQGPELLLMKGHLSMVLRNDFASRPTPVPWRISSNWGGPLFYGYFNDTFPRKREYALHTDRRQDFYPALNQSELTVSETVRPDVLRVDADTETPGFQTFLVQSDKGEWKENASSSFEWPLHEGLNTLRVKVRNTAGTLGPESFVSVMMNQ